A single region of the Neisseria zoodegmatis genome encodes:
- a CDS encoding GIY-YIG nuclease family protein, with protein sequence MLAAEQLALFSLPAPESAGSWSVYLILCDNQSLYCGISNRPEARFAAHLSGKGARYTRIRKPLSMRLVYHELSREHALRAEIRIKQLTAAQKQQLWQLLPNFQTA encoded by the coding sequence ATGCTCGCCGCCGAACAGCTCGCCCTCTTCTCCCTCCCCGCGCCCGAATCCGCCGGCAGCTGGAGCGTTTACCTCATTCTCTGCGACAACCAATCGCTCTACTGCGGCATCAGCAACCGCCCCGAAGCACGCTTCGCCGCCCATCTCTCCGGCAAAGGCGCGCGCTACACCCGCATCCGCAAACCCCTATCCATGCGGCTGGTGTATCACGAGCTTTCCCGCGAACACGCCCTGCGCGCAGAAATCCGCATCAAGCAGCTCACAGCGGCACAAAAGCAGCAGCTCTGGCAGCTGCTTCCCAATTTTCAGACGGCCTGA
- the ubiG gene encoding bifunctional 2-polyprenyl-6-hydroxyphenol methylase/3-demethylubiquinol 3-O-methyltransferase UbiG, translated as MTAETPHNVDHSEIDKFSQLADKWWDKTGEFKPLHDINPLRLGYIDLHGNIAGKTVLDVGCGGGILTESMAKLGAAHVTGIDMAEKSLQVAERHAAEQNVTNIAYRCVRVEDLAAERPHSFDVVTCMEMMEHVPDPAAIVKACAQLVKPDGVVFFSTINRNRKSYLHAIIGAEYILNLVPRGTHDWDKFITPAELARMCRNAGLDLIDSKGMGYNLLTKVYSLNNDTGVNYMIACKPA; from the coding sequence ATGACTGCCGAAACACCACACAACGTCGATCACAGCGAAATCGACAAATTCAGCCAGCTTGCCGACAAATGGTGGGATAAAACAGGCGAATTCAAACCCCTGCACGACATCAATCCTCTTCGCTTAGGCTACATCGACCTGCACGGCAACATCGCCGGCAAAACCGTGCTCGACGTTGGCTGCGGCGGCGGCATTCTCACCGAAAGCATGGCCAAACTCGGCGCAGCCCATGTAACCGGCATCGACATGGCCGAAAAATCGCTGCAAGTGGCCGAACGCCATGCCGCCGAACAAAACGTAACCAATATCGCCTACCGCTGCGTGCGCGTAGAAGACCTCGCCGCCGAACGCCCGCACAGCTTCGACGTGGTTACCTGCATGGAAATGATGGAACACGTTCCCGACCCCGCCGCCATCGTCAAAGCCTGCGCACAACTGGTCAAACCCGACGGCGTGGTGTTTTTCTCCACCATCAACCGCAACCGCAAATCCTATCTGCACGCCATCATCGGTGCCGAATACATCCTAAACCTCGTACCGCGCGGCACGCACGATTGGGACAAATTCATCACCCCCGCCGAACTCGCCCGCATGTGCCGCAACGCAGGTTTGGACTTAATCGACAGCAAAGGTATGGGCTACAACCTGCTCACCAAAGTTTACTCGCTCAACAACGACACCGGCGTCAACTACATGATCGCCTGCAAACCGGCCTGA
- a CDS encoding GlsB/YeaQ/YmgE family stress response membrane protein — MGWIVTIIVGFIVGVLAKFLHPGKDNLGFIMTTLLGIGGSLLAGFVGQQAGWYQVGEPAGWIASTIFAVIILAIYTRVIKK; from the coding sequence ATGGGTTGGATTGTAACGATTATTGTGGGCTTTATTGTGGGCGTGCTGGCGAAGTTTCTGCATCCCGGTAAAGACAATTTGGGCTTCATCATGACCACGCTGCTGGGTATCGGCGGTTCGCTGTTGGCGGGTTTTGTCGGTCAGCAAGCCGGTTGGTATCAAGTGGGCGAGCCTGCGGGTTGGATCGCTTCTACCATTTTTGCCGTGATTATTTTGGCGATTTACACCCGTGTGATTAAGAAGTAA
- a CDS encoding RluA family pseudouridine synthase, giving the protein MPTISKDLVNHISISDEDAGQRLDNFLIKILKGVPKSHIQRIIRAGEVRLNKKRCKPTDRIEAGDVVRIPPVRIAEKQRPSENMPVPARDFEIVYEDDAMLVVNKPSGVAVHGGSGVSFGVIEQLRRARPEARYLELVHRLDKDTSGLLMVAKKRSALVKLHEAIRNDHPKKVYLALGVGRLAQDKLNVKLPLFKYTGAQGEKMVRVSENGQHAHTVLRVLKRFSGGLLHQVGLSDLTFVEATLKTGRTHQIRVHMQSQQCPIAGDERYGDYQANKRLQKLGLKRMFLHAAELHLQHPLTGEPLKLVAPLPQELAQLVTVLAHQQKAE; this is encoded by the coding sequence ATGCCGACAATTAGCAAAGACTTGGTTAACCATATCAGCATTTCCGACGAAGATGCGGGGCAGCGGCTGGATAATTTTTTAATCAAAATTTTAAAAGGCGTACCCAAAAGCCATATCCAGCGCATCATCCGTGCGGGCGAGGTGCGTTTGAACAAAAAACGCTGCAAGCCGACCGACCGCATCGAGGCGGGCGATGTCGTGCGTATTCCGCCGGTGCGTATTGCCGAAAAGCAGAGGCCGTCTGAAAACATGCCCGTGCCCGCGCGCGATTTTGAAATCGTTTACGAAGACGATGCGATGCTGGTGGTAAACAAGCCCAGCGGCGTGGCGGTGCACGGCGGCAGCGGCGTGAGTTTCGGCGTGATCGAGCAATTGCGCCGCGCCCGCCCCGAAGCACGTTATCTCGAGTTGGTGCACCGGCTAGACAAAGATACCAGCGGGCTGTTGATGGTGGCCAAGAAACGCAGCGCGCTGGTGAAGCTGCATGAAGCCATCCGCAACGACCACCCGAAAAAAGTTTATCTGGCGTTGGGTGTGGGCAGGCTGGCGCAGGATAAGCTGAATGTGAAACTGCCGCTGTTCAAATACACGGGTGCGCAAGGCGAAAAGATGGTGCGCGTGAGTGAAAACGGCCAGCATGCGCACACGGTGCTGCGCGTGCTGAAACGCTTTTCAGGCGGCCTGCTGCATCAGGTCGGCCTTTCCGATCTGACTTTTGTAGAGGCCACCTTAAAAACCGGCCGCACTCATCAAATCCGCGTGCACATGCAGTCGCAGCAATGTCCGATTGCGGGCGACGAACGCTACGGCGATTATCAGGCCAATAAACGCTTGCAGAAGCTGGGTTTGAAACGGATGTTTCTGCACGCGGCGGAGTTGCACTTGCAGCACCCGCTGACGGGAGAACCGCTGAAACTGGTTGCTCCGTTGCCGCAAGAGTTGGCGCAGTTGGTTACGGTGTTGGCGCATCAGCAGAAAGCGGAATGA